A region of Paenibacillus thiaminolyticus DNA encodes the following proteins:
- a CDS encoding ABC transporter ATP-binding protein encodes MEPIIEARALTKMFGNKSALRSLDFAVHKGETFGFLGPSGSGKTTTIKVLTAQLLPTSGTARVFGQDVARMTEAERYQHLSRIGILTDNSTLYDRLSVQDNLEMFCKLYQVPANRVTEALEQVNLAHERQTVVKNLSKGMKQRVTLARALLHGPEILFLDEPTSALDPGNTRRIHESLKELNRAGTTIFLSTHDMEEAETLCDRIAFLHQGLISAMDTPQLLRRRFADATITLTTTDGSYQVDCDEEGARRVSEAMTSGKLVSIHSNEPTLSDIFIRITGGAVL; translated from the coding sequence ATGGAACCTATTATTGAAGCCCGCGCCCTGACCAAAATGTTCGGCAATAAATCCGCGCTCCGGTCGCTCGACTTCGCCGTTCACAAAGGAGAAACGTTCGGCTTCCTCGGGCCAAGCGGATCTGGTAAGACGACCACGATTAAAGTATTGACCGCTCAGTTGCTGCCTACATCCGGGACAGCGCGCGTATTCGGGCAGGATGTCGCCCGTATGACGGAAGCGGAGCGCTACCAGCATTTGTCCCGCATCGGCATCCTGACCGACAACAGCACGTTATACGATCGGCTGTCTGTGCAGGACAATCTGGAAATGTTCTGCAAGCTGTACCAGGTGCCTGCCAACAGAGTGACGGAAGCACTGGAACAGGTCAATCTGGCGCACGAACGGCAAACCGTCGTCAAAAACCTGTCCAAAGGAATGAAGCAGCGTGTCACGCTGGCCCGGGCCCTGCTTCACGGACCGGAGATTCTGTTCCTGGATGAGCCGACGTCGGCGCTCGATCCGGGGAACACCCGCCGCATTCATGAATCGTTGAAAGAATTGAATCGCGCCGGGACGACCATCTTTCTCTCCACGCACGACATGGAAGAAGCGGAGACGCTCTGCGATCGAATCGCCTTTCTGCATCAAGGGCTCATCAGCGCCATGGATACGCCGCAGTTGCTTCGCCGCCGCTTTGCCGATGCGACGATTACACTCACGACAACGGACGGATCGTATCAGGTGGACTGTGACGAGGAAGGCGCGCGCCGCGTCTCCGAGGCGATGACCTCCGGGAAGCTGGTGTCCATCCATTCGAATGAACCGACGTTAAGCGATATTTTTATTAGAATTACGGGGGGAGCCGTATTATGA
- a CDS encoding LytTR family transcriptional regulator DNA-binding domain-containing protein — protein sequence MKPDSPARSGGLVLDHLYVAQGNSTLLDTLHVTVQPGQCLAVQCNHVTGQLIMNVLAGTAATSTGTVSWNGLPLHSPAARAHISWIRQEDTVHERLTVREAVGLYMKLYNAFDKFRLESVLKLTGLWSKQNVRLGKCTEAEQRRFQLARAAAVKPELIIVEDPEFHLDLESCFLLRLWIRELCQEGAAFFMTVPSLESALTLTDTVLRWTPAGFKEVILDEDGSSQAAEGTAALPQEAADDRSSPEAAPSTAKKQADGPPASEADSAAGGSPSPADAADGAGTPPVSQRHYPQIVFDKVPARVEDKIVLIDPLEMIYIESQDGAAHLHVQSGEYPCSMTLQELEQKLKPFGFFRCHRSYLVNLQRVREVIIWSRNSYSLVLDDEKKSTVPLSKSKYEEMKAIMGIS from the coding sequence ATGAAACCTGACTCCCCTGCCCGATCGGGCGGACTCGTTCTCGACCATCTCTATGTCGCCCAAGGCAATTCGACGCTCCTGGATACGCTCCATGTCACGGTACAGCCGGGCCAATGCCTGGCCGTGCAATGCAACCATGTCACAGGCCAGCTCATCATGAATGTGCTGGCCGGCACCGCTGCCACGTCTACCGGAACCGTAAGCTGGAACGGCCTTCCCCTCCACTCTCCCGCAGCGAGGGCCCACATCAGCTGGATCCGTCAGGAGGATACAGTGCATGAACGGTTGACCGTGCGGGAGGCTGTCGGATTGTATATGAAATTATATAATGCATTCGACAAATTCAGACTGGAATCCGTATTGAAGCTGACCGGACTATGGAGCAAGCAGAACGTCCGGCTGGGCAAGTGCACGGAAGCCGAGCAGCGGCGCTTCCAGCTTGCCCGGGCCGCCGCGGTGAAGCCTGAGCTGATTATCGTGGAGGATCCGGAATTCCATCTCGACCTGGAGAGCTGCTTCCTGCTGCGCCTATGGATTCGCGAGCTCTGCCAGGAAGGGGCCGCCTTCTTCATGACCGTGCCTTCGCTGGAGAGCGCGCTGACGCTGACGGACACCGTCCTGCGCTGGACGCCGGCCGGCTTCAAGGAGGTCATCCTCGACGAAGACGGCTCCAGCCAAGCGGCGGAAGGAACGGCCGCCTTGCCCCAGGAAGCGGCGGACGACCGCTCCTCCCCCGAAGCCGCGCCAAGCACGGCCAAGAAGCAAGCGGACGGCCCCCCAGCTTCCGAAGCGGACAGCGCTGCCGGCGGATCGCCTTCACCGGCAGATGCTGCGGACGGGGCCGGGACGCCGCCTGTCAGCCAGCGGCACTATCCGCAGATTGTCTTCGACAAAGTGCCGGCACGCGTGGAGGACAAAATTGTGCTCATCGATCCGTTGGAGATGATCTATATCGAGAGCCAGGACGGAGCGGCTCATCTCCATGTCCAATCCGGCGAATATCCGTGCTCCATGACACTGCAGGAATTGGAGCAGAAATTAAAGCCGTTCGGCTTTTTCCGCTGCCATCGCTCGTATCTGGTCAATCTGCAGCGCGTGCGCGAAGTCATCATCTGGTCACGCAACAGCTACAGCCTTGTGCTGGACGATGAGAAGAAAAGCACGGTGCCGCTCTCGAAGAGCAAATACGAGGAAATGAAGGCGATTATGGGCATTTCGTAA
- a CDS encoding solute carrier family 23 protein has product MEPSTKSNNLIVGVDDKIGVGKAFILGLQHVLAMDLYIAPIVIAGLLSLSASDTSFFIQMCFLGTGIATLIQTGFGLRLPVVQGPSYVPIGAMGAIGSKLGLGAMTGSLIPGALLIALLGLPMKWFAKAVRRVIPPLVGGTVILIVGISLMPVGMSNIYGAEGDLWTNVLIAAVSAGALIICMLLGRRSKGLGTVSRLISVIVAIVVGTITASFFGTVDFTPVAEADLLAIPSFFPFGAPVFDISAILTMVFVYFIILIETTGTWFVISQVTGQDLTDERLNRAAAGEGLGCFAGALFGGTPMTGYSSNAGLIAVTGVGSRMAIMAGGIILLLLGLVPKLSTAITCIPEPVINGIFGVVCVAIVVNGLKVIQLIDLDERAMMIIGVPVLLTMAVTVLPKDALVGLPDFAAYILSSGITVGAIAALVLNLIIPSGRAASAKEAPTDTAA; this is encoded by the coding sequence ATGGAACCGTCAACCAAGTCGAACAATCTTATCGTTGGTGTGGATGATAAGATCGGCGTCGGGAAGGCATTTATTTTGGGCTTGCAGCATGTATTGGCGATGGATCTGTACATTGCTCCAATCGTTATCGCCGGTCTGCTCAGTCTCAGCGCGTCGGACACTTCCTTTTTTATTCAAATGTGCTTTCTGGGAACGGGCATCGCGACCTTGATCCAGACCGGCTTCGGACTCCGTCTGCCTGTCGTTCAGGGACCGTCTTATGTGCCTATCGGGGCCATGGGCGCCATCGGCAGCAAGCTGGGGCTCGGCGCGATGACCGGAAGCCTGATTCCCGGGGCGCTGCTTATAGCCCTGTTGGGCCTGCCGATGAAATGGTTCGCCAAGGCGGTTCGCCGCGTCATTCCTCCGCTCGTCGGCGGTACGGTTATTCTCATTGTCGGTATTTCGCTTATGCCTGTCGGCATGAGCAATATTTATGGGGCGGAAGGCGATCTGTGGACGAATGTCCTGATTGCCGCCGTCTCCGCAGGCGCGCTGATTATTTGCATGCTGCTCGGCCGCCGTTCGAAGGGTCTGGGCACGGTGTCGCGCCTGATCTCCGTCATTGTCGCGATCGTCGTCGGCACGATTACCGCTTCGTTCTTCGGCACGGTGGACTTTACGCCGGTCGCTGAGGCGGACTTGCTCGCGATTCCGAGCTTCTTCCCGTTCGGAGCTCCGGTCTTCGACATAAGCGCTATTTTGACGATGGTCTTCGTTTATTTCATTATCTTGATCGAGACGACCGGAACCTGGTTCGTCATCTCCCAAGTTACCGGCCAAGACTTGACGGACGAGCGCTTGAACCGCGCCGCCGCCGGCGAGGGACTCGGCTGCTTCGCCGGCGCCCTCTTCGGGGGCACGCCGATGACCGGTTATTCTTCGAACGCCGGCCTGATCGCGGTGACGGGAGTAGGCAGCCGCATGGCGATTATGGCGGGCGGCATCATCCTGCTCCTGCTCGGTCTCGTGCCGAAGCTGTCTACGGCGATCACATGCATTCCGGAGCCGGTCATCAACGGCATCTTCGGCGTCGTCTGCGTCGCGATTGTCGTGAACGGTCTCAAGGTCATTCAACTGATTGACCTTGATGAGCGCGCGATGATGATTATCGGGGTACCGGTCCTGCTGACGATGGCCGTGACGGTGCTGCCGAAGGACGCGCTGGTCGGCCTGCCTGACTTCGCCGCCTATATTTTATCCTCCGGCATTACCGTCGGCGCGATCGCTGCGCTTGTATTGAATCTGATTATTCCGAGCGGGCGCGCCGCTTCGGCCAAGGAAGCCCCAACGGATACGGCAGCATAG
- a CDS encoding TrkH family potassium uptake protein — MTLLKKRTLHWTPARVLVTGFLFIISIGTLLLKLPISLMEGHSISFVDALFTATSAVCVTGLVVVDVGTTFSPFGQGVIISLVQIGGIGFMSVALLFYLMLGKKISLRERLILQESINANSMEGIVRTIRRVIIFVVIIQSSATVVLTLHWGRTMPLGQSFTYSLFHSISLFNNAGFDLFGDSFQQFAEDGLTNLVAFFLVIAGGLGFIVLAELYDYPKKRRLSLHSKVVLSMTALLVVGGALLLFIFEFSNSYTLGSMSWEGKIYASFFQSVSTRSSGTVTLDVADMRQVTQFFLIMLMFVGASPGSAGGGIKTTTFAILMAAVYAMLKGREDAVLFRHRLPKDLIIKALTVIFLALFMVLSVSMLLAVTEDVPFISILFDTVSAVATVGMSMGLTPDLSPFGKLVIAMTMFIGRIGPMTLAYALGNRREQSLYRYPEGKIMIG; from the coding sequence ATGACGCTGTTGAAAAAAAGGACGCTGCACTGGACGCCCGCCCGCGTGCTGGTGACCGGTTTTCTCTTTATAATTTCAATCGGAACCCTGCTGCTGAAGCTGCCCATCTCACTAATGGAGGGTCATTCCATCTCCTTCGTGGACGCGTTATTTACGGCGACCTCCGCCGTCTGCGTAACGGGGCTGGTCGTCGTCGATGTCGGCACGACCTTTTCTCCCTTCGGGCAGGGAGTCATTATTTCCCTCGTCCAGATCGGGGGCATCGGCTTCATGTCGGTGGCATTACTGTTCTATCTGATGCTGGGCAAAAAGATATCGCTCCGCGAGCGTCTTATCCTGCAGGAGTCGATCAATGCCAACAGCATGGAAGGGATTGTGCGCACGATTCGGCGGGTCATCATCTTCGTCGTCATCATCCAATCGTCGGCCACCGTCGTGCTGACACTGCACTGGGGCCGGACGATGCCGCTCGGGCAATCGTTCACGTATAGTCTGTTCCATTCGATATCCCTGTTCAACAATGCTGGCTTCGACCTGTTCGGCGACAGCTTCCAGCAGTTCGCAGAGGATGGGCTGACCAATCTCGTCGCCTTCTTCTTGGTCATCGCCGGCGGTCTCGGCTTCATCGTGCTCGCGGAGCTGTATGATTACCCGAAAAAACGGCGGCTCTCGCTGCACTCAAAGGTCGTCCTGTCGATGACGGCGCTTCTCGTCGTGGGTGGCGCGCTGCTGCTCTTCATCTTCGAGTTCTCGAACAGCTATACGCTCGGATCGATGAGCTGGGAAGGCAAGATCTACGCTTCCTTCTTCCAGTCGGTCTCGACCCGTTCCTCGGGCACCGTAACGCTGGATGTGGCGGATATGCGCCAGGTGACGCAGTTTTTCCTGATTATGCTCATGTTCGTCGGCGCTTCGCCCGGGTCTGCGGGCGGCGGGATTAAGACGACGACGTTCGCGATTCTGATGGCAGCCGTCTATGCGATGCTGAAGGGGCGCGAGGATGCCGTGCTGTTCCGTCACCGTCTGCCGAAAGATCTGATCATCAAGGCGTTGACCGTGATTTTCCTGGCGCTGTTCATGGTGCTGTCGGTCTCGATGCTGCTGGCGGTCACCGAGGATGTGCCGTTCATCAGCATTCTGTTCGATACCGTATCGGCTGTAGCAACAGTGGGCATGTCGATGGGGCTGACCCCCGATCTGTCCCCCTTCGGGAAGCTCGTCATCGCCATGACGATGTTCATCGGCAGAATCGGGCCGATGACGCTCGCCTACGCGCTCGGCAATCGCCGGGAGCAATCGCTCTATCGTTACCCGGAAGGGAAAATCATGATCGGATAA
- a CDS encoding formate/nitrite transporter family protein, whose protein sequence is MAGYLKPQEIAAATVETGASKARNPLSVMVILGFLAGAFIALGYLLYIRVTAGAPPEWGTITGLIGASLFPIGLILVLLGGGELLTGNMMAVPLARMKGRITTAEVVRNLIVITLSNFLGAIFVAYFFGHIVGLTADGVYLEKTVSVAGHKLEEGFLQAFVSGIGCNWLVALAVWLSYGSKSFSGKVLGIWFPTMTFVAIGFQHVVANMFVIPAAIFEGYYSWGEYMMNFIPVWLGNLTGGAVFVAGAYCLAYLRPNPDPALPAQTSGTRASASAVVTASAASASSAAPATSASPSGSLDHSVTG, encoded by the coding sequence ATGGCAGGATACTTGAAGCCGCAGGAGATTGCGGCAGCGACAGTGGAGACAGGGGCGTCCAAGGCCCGCAATCCGCTGTCGGTCATGGTGATATTGGGATTTCTGGCAGGCGCGTTCATCGCGCTGGGATACTTACTGTATATACGGGTGACGGCTGGCGCGCCGCCGGAGTGGGGAACAATCACGGGGCTTATCGGCGCTTCCCTCTTCCCGATCGGGCTCATCCTCGTCCTGCTGGGAGGCGGAGAGCTGCTGACCGGCAATATGATGGCGGTCCCATTGGCCCGGATGAAGGGCCGGATTACGACCGCCGAGGTCGTTCGCAATCTGATCGTCATTACGTTAAGCAACTTCTTGGGCGCGATCTTCGTCGCTTACTTCTTCGGGCATATCGTCGGTCTGACCGCCGATGGCGTCTATCTCGAGAAGACGGTGTCCGTCGCCGGGCACAAGCTGGAAGAAGGCTTCCTGCAAGCGTTCGTCTCCGGTATCGGCTGCAACTGGCTCGTCGCGCTGGCAGTGTGGCTGTCTTATGGCTCCAAGAGCTTCAGCGGCAAAGTATTGGGCATCTGGTTCCCGACGATGACGTTCGTGGCCATCGGCTTCCAGCACGTGGTGGCCAACATGTTCGTCATTCCGGCAGCCATCTTCGAAGGCTATTACAGCTGGGGAGAATATATGATGAACTTCATCCCCGTCTGGCTCGGCAATCTCACCGGCGGTGCCGTCTTCGTGGCCGGCGCTTACTGCCTGGCCTATTTGCGGCCGAATCCGGATCCGGCCTTGCCGGCGCAGACTTCCGGAACGCGCGCATCCGCTTCTGCTGTTGTAACGGCTTCTGCTGCTTCTGCTTCATCAGCGGCTCCAGCTACGTCGGCTTCCCCCTCGGGCAGCCTTGACCACTCTGTCACGGGATAA
- a CDS encoding tetratricopeptide repeat protein, whose amino-acid sequence MTQNAHQEPVQDPTDTEPCPPAAQEQTPAADEANSDCGREEYDQHTIRYLQQAIQRINQLYQRQEYQEALREAMQLQLEYPEHPTIMSLAAVVHKPVDPDKALDWAGEALRRDIYQPDAWRVRMGIYYDRGEWVAFETAARQLIAMAPDDPTPHLLLAQHQMRKGALEQAVLSLERCIDIEPAGLAYATYSYVLAQLDRTVESKEAERQALAMEEEHAYTLMQLAWAADQRGEKNHSLRLMEKAVRLDPDDSQVREEYMETLQKANLAFRLVWLPAQWFQKLNPWILFVFWVLFAYLKPVLLVAFVLLHVSTHWISRWYVNWKVYGRPWAS is encoded by the coding sequence ATGACGCAGAATGCGCATCAAGAGCCGGTTCAGGACCCGACAGACACCGAACCATGTCCTCCGGCAGCGCAGGAGCAGACCCCGGCGGCAGACGAAGCGAATTCGGACTGCGGCAGGGAAGAGTACGATCAACATACGATTCGATATTTGCAGCAGGCCATCCAGCGCATCAACCAGCTCTATCAGAGACAGGAATATCAGGAAGCGCTGCGTGAAGCCATGCAGCTGCAGTTGGAATATCCGGAGCACCCGACCATTATGTCGCTGGCTGCCGTCGTTCACAAGCCGGTCGATCCGGACAAAGCTCTCGATTGGGCGGGTGAAGCGCTGCGGCGGGATATTTATCAGCCAGACGCCTGGCGGGTGCGGATGGGTATCTACTATGACCGGGGAGAATGGGTTGCCTTCGAGACGGCGGCGAGGCAACTGATCGCGATGGCGCCGGATGATCCGACGCCGCATCTGCTGCTCGCGCAGCATCAGATGCGCAAGGGCGCGCTGGAGCAGGCCGTCCTCTCGCTGGAGCGGTGCATCGATATCGAGCCGGCCGGACTCGCTTACGCCACGTACAGCTATGTATTGGCGCAGTTGGATCGGACGGTGGAGTCGAAGGAAGCCGAACGTCAGGCATTGGCGATGGAAGAGGAGCATGCCTACACGCTGATGCAGCTCGCATGGGCAGCCGACCAGCGCGGGGAGAAGAACCATTCGCTTCGTCTGATGGAGAAGGCGGTCCGTCTGGATCCCGACGATTCCCAGGTCCGGGAGGAGTATATGGAGACGCTGCAGAAGGCCAACCTCGCCTTCCGCCTCGTCTGGCTGCCGGCTCAGTGGTTCCAGAAGCTGAATCCGTGGATATTGTTTGTCTTTTGGGTCTTATTCGCTTATCTTAAACCGGTACTGCTCGTTGCCTTTGTCCTGCTTCATGTGTCGACACATTGGATTAGCCGGTGGTATGTCAATTGGAAAGTATACGGGCGGCCTTGGGCGTCATAA
- a CDS encoding MFS transporter encodes MNSKPIAASRPAPDLLKQASPQQDTVFRILLAISFVHLFNDSIQAVIPAIFPILKDTMRLSYGQIGWIAFAINFTASIMQPVVGYAADRRPTPALLPIGMTFTFFGVLLLALAPNYGLVLLAVILVGLGSAAFHPEGMRVAHMAAGLRKGLAQSIFQVGGNTGQSLAPMLTKWVFIPFGQMGALGFTFIAGAGIAVQTYIARWYRGMLDAGYTFAKRHNQRKMDPARRKSITWATLILVVVVFVRSWYGAAIGSYYAFYLMEDYKLTLDQAQLYIFLFLGAGAVGTFFGGPLADRFGRRNLILASMLGTAPLALLLPFVNLFWAGVLLALTGFILLSSFSVTVIYAQQLHPGNIGTVSGLITGFAFGMGGVGALALGYFIDGFGISQIMIICGFLPLLGVLALLLPKDRTLNEWAQDAEA; translated from the coding sequence ATGAACAGCAAACCAATAGCCGCCTCGCGCCCTGCGCCCGATCTGCTCAAGCAGGCAAGCCCGCAGCAGGATACGGTCTTCCGCATTCTGCTGGCCATCAGCTTCGTCCATCTGTTCAATGATTCGATTCAAGCCGTCATTCCCGCGATTTTTCCGATATTAAAAGATACGATGCGGCTCTCGTACGGACAGATCGGCTGGATCGCCTTCGCCATCAACTTCACCGCTTCGATTATGCAGCCAGTTGTCGGCTATGCGGCCGATCGGCGGCCGACGCCGGCGCTGCTGCCCATCGGCATGACGTTCACGTTTTTCGGCGTGCTCCTCTTGGCGCTGGCGCCGAATTACGGGCTGGTGCTGCTGGCCGTCATCCTCGTCGGACTCGGCTCGGCCGCCTTCCATCCGGAAGGGATGCGCGTCGCCCATATGGCCGCCGGACTTCGCAAAGGACTTGCCCAATCCATCTTCCAGGTCGGCGGCAACACCGGGCAGTCCCTTGCCCCGATGCTGACCAAGTGGGTTTTTATCCCCTTCGGTCAGATGGGAGCGCTCGGCTTCACCTTCATCGCAGGGGCCGGCATCGCCGTGCAGACGTATATCGCACGCTGGTACCGCGGCATGCTCGACGCCGGGTACACATTCGCGAAGCGCCATAATCAGCGCAAGATGGACCCGGCAAGGCGCAAAAGCATCACCTGGGCGACCCTGATTCTCGTCGTGGTCGTCTTCGTCCGCTCCTGGTACGGAGCCGCTATCGGCAGCTATTATGCTTTTTATTTAATGGAAGACTACAAGCTTACGCTGGACCAGGCCCAATTGTATATCTTTCTGTTCCTGGGAGCAGGTGCGGTCGGCACCTTCTTCGGCGGGCCGCTGGCGGATCGGTTCGGCCGCCGCAATCTCATCCTGGCCTCGATGCTCGGCACCGCGCCCTTGGCGCTGCTGCTGCCGTTCGTCAATCTGTTCTGGGCTGGGGTGCTGTTGGCGCTTACCGGCTTCATCCTGCTCTCCAGCTTCTCGGTGACCGTTATCTACGCCCAGCAGCTCCATCCGGGCAATATCGGGACGGTCTCCGGCCTCATCACCGGCTTCGCCTTCGGCATGGGCGGAGTCGGCGCCTTGGCGCTCGGCTACTTCATCGACGGCTTCGGCATTAGCCAGATTATGATCATCTGCGGCTTCCTGCCGCTCCTGGGCGTTCTCGCTCTGCTGCTGCCGAAGGATCGCACGTTGAATGAATGGGCGCAAGATGCCGAAGCATAA
- a CDS encoding ABC transporter permease encodes MTYAWKRISAIVEKEWKDCFRNPVLLSTAVLPIIFAFLFRGMEEAGTSVPSMPINMALTMTGAFVLAMMVAEEKEKHTLRVLMLSPARPFEVLIGKSVIAALMTVAAIILTLLIADTPALSPLALVILLVPSILMYLAIGTLIGLLSRTSMETSFLGMPLLLLFLMGPMFGSLLNHPAVDLIISYLPTEQLSLACFKLWNGGTLADALPHAGIIVVWLAACLLLCYTTYRTKRYDV; translated from the coding sequence ATGACTTACGCATGGAAACGAATCTCGGCGATTGTCGAGAAAGAATGGAAGGATTGCTTCCGCAATCCCGTTCTGCTGAGCACGGCCGTTCTGCCGATTATCTTCGCCTTTCTGTTCCGCGGCATGGAGGAAGCAGGGACCAGTGTGCCGTCGATGCCAATCAATATGGCGCTGACGATGACAGGGGCCTTCGTGCTCGCGATGATGGTCGCCGAGGAGAAGGAGAAGCATACACTGCGAGTGCTCATGCTCTCGCCGGCCAGACCGTTTGAGGTGTTGATTGGCAAGAGCGTCATCGCTGCTCTAATGACAGTGGCAGCCATTATTTTGACCCTGTTGATCGCGGATACTCCCGCCCTGTCTCCGCTTGCCCTTGTCATTCTGCTTGTTCCAAGCATCTTGATGTATTTGGCGATCGGCACCCTGATCGGCTTGCTATCCCGAACGTCGATGGAGACTTCCTTCCTCGGCATGCCGCTGCTCCTTCTCTTCCTGATGGGGCCCATGTTCGGCTCGCTTCTGAACCATCCGGCGGTCGACTTGATTATCAGTTATCTGCCGACGGAGCAGCTGTCCCTGGCTTGCTTCAAGCTGTGGAATGGCGGGACGCTGGCCGACGCACTGCCGCATGCCGGCATCATCGTCGTCTGGTTGGCCGCCTGCCTGCTCCTGTGCTACACGACGTACCGCACGAAGCGGTATGACGTGTAG
- a CDS encoding DUF1540 domain-containing protein — MAKDVLCEVNSCKYWAAGNKCNASSIYVVNRQGRQASNSEETDCKTFEPKL, encoded by the coding sequence ATGGCTAAAGACGTGCTGTGCGAAGTGAACAGCTGCAAATATTGGGCTGCCGGAAACAAATGCAACGCTTCTTCTATTTATGTCGTGAATCGTCAAGGCAGACAAGCAAGCAACTCCGAAGAAACTGACTGTAAAACGTTCGAGCCCAAACTTTAA
- a CDS encoding NAD(P)/FAD-dependent oxidoreductase: MSKYDVIVVGAGPAGIFTCYELTLKAPGLNVLLVDKGHDIYRRSCPILEEKIQLCPPAIGRKEFAGCLPACSITNGFGGAGAYSDGKFNITTEFGGWLTDYLPPSQVLDLIQYVDRINLDHGATTNITDPTTDTVRRIEQQGYAAGLKLLRAEVRHLGTEQNLEILQSIFEYLKTRIEMMHKTEVADLVTVKEDGRHVVKGIELKGGETIEADRVVVVPGRDGSAWLTEILKKRRLKMYNNQVDVGVRVETPDVVMREINEHLYEGKFIFNTSVGTRVRTFCSNPSGHVVVENHSGIMCANGHSYKDPKLGSKNTNFALLVSHTFTEPFDKPNEYAREICKRANDLSGGGVIVQKYGDILRGRRSTEKRIREGFLEPTLREGVPGDLGLVLPYNTMKSLIEMMEALDKVTPGIASEHTLFYGVEAKFYSARPKLDASLESEIAGLYCGGDGAGVTRGLAQAGAAGVHIARSIIGTA; the protein is encoded by the coding sequence ATGAGCAAGTATGATGTCATTGTCGTTGGTGCAGGGCCTGCGGGAATTTTTACATGCTATGAGTTGACGTTGAAAGCCCCCGGCCTTAACGTTTTGTTAGTGGACAAAGGCCATGATATATACCGGCGGAGCTGTCCGATTCTGGAGGAGAAAATTCAATTATGCCCTCCGGCTATCGGCCGCAAAGAATTCGCCGGATGCTTGCCCGCCTGTTCCATCACGAACGGCTTCGGCGGAGCCGGCGCCTACAGTGACGGCAAATTCAACATTACGACCGAATTCGGCGGCTGGCTGACCGATTATTTGCCGCCGTCGCAGGTGCTCGACCTCATTCAATACGTGGACCGGATCAATTTGGACCACGGCGCTACGACGAATATAACGGACCCGACGACGGATACCGTGCGCCGGATTGAACAGCAGGGATATGCGGCAGGGCTGAAGCTGCTGCGTGCGGAAGTCCGCCACTTGGGGACGGAGCAGAACCTGGAGATTTTACAATCGATTTTTGAATACTTGAAGACGCGGATCGAAATGATGCATAAGACCGAAGTGGCGGATCTCGTAACCGTGAAGGAAGACGGCCGCCATGTCGTGAAGGGCATCGAGCTGAAGGGCGGCGAGACGATTGAAGCCGATCGCGTCGTTGTCGTGCCGGGACGGGACGGCTCCGCCTGGCTGACGGAGATTCTGAAGAAGCGCCGCCTGAAAATGTACAACAATCAGGTCGACGTTGGCGTGCGCGTCGAGACACCGGACGTTGTCATGCGCGAGATTAACGAGCATCTGTATGAAGGAAAATTCATTTTCAACACGTCTGTAGGCACACGGGTGCGCACATTCTGCAGCAATCCGTCCGGACATGTCGTGGTGGAGAACCACAGCGGCATTATGTGCGCGAACGGTCATTCCTACAAGGATCCGAAGCTCGGCTCGAAAAATACGAACTTCGCTCTGCTCGTATCGCACACGTTCACGGAGCCGTTCGACAAGCCGAACGAATATGCCCGCGAAATCTGCAAGCGCGCCAACGATCTGTCCGGCGGCGGCGTCATTGTGCAGAAGTACGGCGATATTCTACGCGGGCGCCGTTCTACCGAGAAGCGCATCCGGGAAGGCTTCCTGGAGCCGACGCTGCGCGAGGGGGTCCCAGGCGATCTGGGCCTCGTGCTGCCATACAACACAATGAAGAGCCTCATCGAAATGATGGAGGCGCTGGACAAGGTAACGCCGGGAATCGCTTCCGAGCATACGCTGTTTTATGGCGTCGAGGCGAAGTTCTACTCCGCCCGCCCGAAGCTGGATGCGTCGCTCGAATCCGAGATTGCCGGACTGTACTGCGGCGGCGACGGAGCCGGCGTCACCCGCGGGCTGGCGCAAGCCGGGGCAGCCGGAGTTCATATTGCCCGCAGCATTATCGGCACAGCATAA
- a CDS encoding EamA family transporter, with protein MRAVLFHCDSEGRGLEGSPVDKLSVVLAAGLAFLFLRERLSLIVSLGTLLITVGVIMTAIG; from the coding sequence TTGCGGGCGGTTCTATTTCATTGCGATTCAGAAGGGCGAGGTCTCGAAGGTAGCCCGGTCGACAAGCTCAGCGTCGTGTTGGCCGCGGGGCTTGCTTTTCTGTTCCTGCGGGAACGGTTGTCGCTTATCGTTAGCCTGGGCACGCTGCTGATTACCGTCGGAGTGATCATGACGGCGATCGGCTGA